The Sebastes fasciatus isolate fSebFas1 chromosome 13, fSebFas1.pri, whole genome shotgun sequence genome includes a region encoding these proteins:
- the litafd gene encoding lITAF domain-containing protein: protein MGENVKDPPPYIIPVGGSDVKVYHTHTPFNHPDSQLNIASATPVYSSEAGTGLNTGLDTGEGKSRFVSYDGTLGRNPGQTTCTSCQQQVTTTVTYKAGTYAWLMCLLFICCGLILCCCLIPFFMNNFKDAYHTCPRCNRVLHVDKKQCCK from the exons aTGGGTGAAAATGTAAAAGACCCTCCTCCCTACATCATACCAG TTGGTGGTTCGGATGTGAAGGTTTACCACACCCACACCCCGTTCAACCATCCAGACTCACAGCTGAACATCGCTAGTGCCACGCCAG TGTACAGCAGCGAAGCAGGCACTGGTCTCAACACTGGTCTCGACACTGGAGAAGGCAAAAGTAGGTTTGTGAGCTACGATGGGACACTGGGGCGTAATCCCGGACAGACGACCTGCACCTCCTGCCAGCAGCAGGTCACGACCACCGTCACCTACAAAGCAGGGACGTACGCCTGGTTGATGTGCTTACTCTTCATCTGCTGCGG gttaATCCTGTGCTGCTGCCTGATTCCTTTCTTCATGAACAACTTCAAGGATGCGTACCACACGTGCCCCCGCTGCAACAGAGTGCTGCACGTTGACAAGAAACAATGCTGTAAATGA
- the LOC141780169 gene encoding lipopolysaccharide-induced tumor necrosis factor-alpha factor homolog, with amino-acid sequence MSGPESIPAGDPAVKVYNTHHQFSHPEDAPVFTHGGGLDTGRNDISKFVSYDGGLGRNPGMTTCTSCQQQVMTNVTYKAGTYAWLMCLLFICCGLILCCCLIPFFLKNFKDAYHTCPRCNRVLHVDKKQCCK; translated from the exons ATGAGTGGACCTGAGTCAATACCAG CTGGTGATCCGGCTGTGAAGGTTTACAACACCCACCACCAGTTCAGCCATCCAGAAGACGCGCCAG TGTTCACTCATGGAGGAGGTCTGGACACTGGAAGAAATGACATAAGTAAGTTTGTGAGCTACGACGGGGGGCTTGGGCGTAATCCCGGCATGACGACCTGCACCTCCTGCCAGCAGCAGGTCATGACCAACGTCACCTACAAAGCAGGGACGTACGCCTGGCTGATGTGCTTACTCTTCATCTGCTGCGG gttaATCCTGTGCTGCTGCCTGATTCCTTTCTTCTTGAAAAACTTCAAGGATGCGTACCACACGTGCCCCCGCTGCAACAGAGTGCTGCACGTTGACAAGAAACAATGCTGTAAATGA